In the genome of Colletes latitarsis isolate SP2378_abdomen chromosome 9, iyColLati1, whole genome shotgun sequence, one region contains:
- the LOC143345621 gene encoding uncharacterized protein LOC143345621, translating into MAEEIKTLRRQCTYVKAQLTRIRNSLNDSISSTAISIKKAKLEEVYHSFNKLHLELARVDETGDYENSIVEFESSYYACAEVLDNLQNSNKKSASTTSDQAKTLTNASVVLPRIDLPTFDGNLLEWQSFYDTFKAMVHENEDILGVQKFHYLKHSLRGEIAGVINTLNASYENYTVAWTMLIKRCNQPRKIIQMHLKSLFELPNLTKECPVALRSMITATEKHVNALKAIKIPVEAWNEILVYVVTAKLDKITRRHWDRSLDDDAMPTLAELLHFLSKFARDDALTTLANSPEAAHTQSNVRQYQKPAIQDYRVKTTRQTYITAQAKVKCPICTKGHYIQSCEKFLNLSVDNRFNAAKTAKLCINCLKSGQSCTACYSSTCKKCHRKHNTLLHREENNDSNTITPSTSAPAEQSRTTLTACLPSEVLLSTACLFISDIEGTFHECRVLLDSASQVNFITTDLAKKLRLSKTNVDIPVSGFNQLETRIRTSVTAIIASKHSAYKSEITLYVAPQISGYLPSQQISHSHVQLPKNVPLADPQYYKPAKIDALLGAELFYQLMRVGQIRLSAPSLILQKTALGWVLSGAVSSKGIASKSVKCNLSSIPLDKQLAKFWEMEECATIKPRSKEEELCEDHFKIHTRRDVSGRYVVRLPFNQSKTKLGSSYGGALKRFYALEKRLEQDASLKSEYSKFLQEYHSLGHMTDISKIDNINEGYYLPHHAIFKQSSLTTKLRVVFDASAKTSTGLSLNETLLIGPTIQDDLFSLLVRFRSYNYVLTADAEKMYRQVRLHERDAIYQKILWRETQENPLQTFRLDTVTYGTASAPFLAIRALHKLVEDEGKPYPLASIALTKDCYVDDLLTGATTYKDAIQLRDELIRLTNLGKFHLRKWSSNDPTLIEDLAERSLDSNHALNSNDLVKTLGVYWNSSTDTITYSIAFDKNHSRVTKRSILSSVAQLFDPLGLVGPVITKAKIVMQDLWKANVEWDESVPQDIYLNWKEFQQQLPLLSKFEAPRKIVAGLASDIQLHGFCDASEKAYGACVYIRSCRPDGTITVQLVASKSRVAPVKSVSIPRLELCAAVLLTKLYSSIKGALRLKFNSIRFWTDSTIALCWINTPPHTLKTFVANRVSKIQEHTEPGEWFHVASLDNPADAISRGQTPVELLKNPRWHQGPLWLRETEKIWPVTRIPLTNIPELRPVTVLKTTHEIDIFNRFSTINRLKRVVAYCLRFYTNATRKADRRGPLDAEELNRAHDRIIRMVQEHYFTIEINDLKTRNHVSKTSKILNLNPFVDEQSILRVGGRLHNSDLEFQQRHPILLPRAQHITKLIIRENHLKTYHGGIQTTLNAVRQTYWVIDGKNTTRHIIRNCITCFRARPSSVSAIMGNLPKNRVVQARPFESVGIDYCGPLYIKEKKFRNRTKVKAYVAVFVCFATKAAHLELVTDLTTEAFIGCLKRFFARRGKSRHIYSDNATNFVGAKNELSEIQRALTTPEHNTKILNYLSNEGITWHFSPPRSPHFGGLWEALVKSFKHHLIRIVGDQLFTYEYLNTYVIEIEAILNSRPLTPMSSDPNDTNALTPAHLLIGDSLMSMPERNLQQIATNRLSMWQHIQRVKQHFWAKWHKEYINQLNTRSKWRTSRGKALAIGDLVILKEDHLKTLSNAEITLNNILTTLTFSCPLALFVIRYLGLMTTFPSLRMCFANVNAEIETLQNPDEVRILMDHIAASRRIILAFATVSCFTTSCLILTLACPNILNIFVPEEDRKPHYLSALGFFITDEKYVTIVSAYVILACILGLLGIICTESVLAVFAHYVCGLFKITSHRIKNAVAEANKQPNAAKHNEISHATIRAAIIIHMKAIKLSFLVLMEFNHPVEAIISPMIFVIQLVIMFINNYNGQKVIDDSRDVFIDTYNTLWYRTPLSMQKMLLLIMRRSAITCECNLSGLFVPSYEGFATMMSSSFSYFTVIYSVK; encoded by the exons ATGGCAGAAGAAATCAAAACCCTTAGGCGCCAATGCACTTACGTGAAGGCGCAATTAACGCGTATACGAAATTCGTTGAACGACTCCATAAGTTCCACCGCAATAAGCATAAAGAAAGCCAAACTTGAAGAGGTCTATCATTCATTTAATAAATTGCACCTCGAATTAGCGCGCGTAGACGAAACGGGAGATTATGAAAATAGTATAGTGGAATTCGAAAGCTCATATTATGCCTGCGCGGAAGTTCTTGACAATCTACAGAATAGCAATAAAAAATCCGCGAGTACAACATCCGATCAAGCTAAGACACTTACGAATGCCAGCGTCGTATTACCGCGTATAGACTTACCGACATTTGACGGTAATTTACTTGAATGGCAAAGTTTTTACGATACGTTTAAGGCTATGGTACATGAAAATGAAGATATTTTAGGCGTGCAAAAGTTCCATTATCTGAAACATTCTCTGCGCGGAGAAATTGCGGGCGTTATAAATACACTGAACGCCTCATATGAAAATTATACGGTCGCGTGGACAATGCTGATTAAACGTTGCAATCAACCgcgaaaaataatacaaatgcACTTAAAGTCATTGTTTGAATTGCCCAATCTGACGAAGGAGTGCCCAGTAGCATTACGATCCATGATCACAGCTACTGAAAAGCACGTAAACGCGTTGAAAGCCATCAAGATTCCGGTAGAAGCGTGGAACGAAATCCTAGTCTATGTAGTAACCGCGAAATTAGACAAAATTACGCGTCGTCATTGGGATCGGTCTTTAGACGATGATGCCATGCCGACCCTCGCGGAATTATTGCATTTTCTGTCCAAATTTGCGCGCGACGATGCTCTTACAACTCTTGCAAACTCGCCTGAAGCGGCACATACTCAGTCAAATGTAAGACAGTACCAGAAGCCCGCGATTCAGGATTATAGAGTCAAGACCACGCGACAAACTTACATAACCGCTCAAGCAAAGGTTAAATGTCCGATCTGCACTAAAGGCCATTATATACAATCCTGTGAGAAGTTTCTAAACCTTTCCGTGGACAATAGATTCAATGCGGCAAAGACCGCTAAATTATGCATTAATTGCTTAAAATCCGGGCAGTCTTGCACCGCGTGCTATTCCAGCACATGCAAGAAATGTCATCGAAAACACAACACTTTGCTGCACCGGGAAGAAAATAACGACAGTAATACAATAACGCCTTCGACATCGGCTCCCGCGGAGCAATCACGAACCACGTTGACCGCTTGTCTCCCATCCGAGGTTCTATTGTCGACCGCGTGCCTTTTTATATCCGACATTGAAGGTACCTTCCACGAGTGCAGAGTTTTACTTGATTCTGCATCTCAGGTAAACTTCATTACAACCGATCTAGCGAAAAAACTGCGATTATCAAAAACCAATGTAGATATACCGGTATCCGGTTTTAATCAACTAGAGACACGCATACGAACATCCGTGACGGCAATAATTGCCTCAAAACATTCGGCTTACAAATCCGAAATAACGCTGTACGTAGCACCGCAAATCTCTGGCTACCTGCCCTCGCAGCAAATTAGCCATTCGCACGTACAATTGCCGAAGAATGTGCCGCTAGCCGATCCCCAATATTATAAACCAGCCAAAATCGATGCACTATTAGGCGCGGAATTATTCTATCAGCTAATGCGCGTGGGTCAAATACGCTTATCAGCGCCGTCGCTTATCTTGCAAAAAACCGCGTTGGGATGGGTATTATCGGGGGCGGTCAGTTCTAAGGGTATTGCATCCAAATCCGTGAAATGTAACTTGTCATCCATACCGTTGGACAAGCAACTCGCCAAATTTTGGGAAATGGAAGAATGCGCCACAATAAAACCTCGGTCAAAGGAAGAGGAATTGTGCGAAGACCATTTTAAAATTCATACGCGACGCGATGTATCAGGGCGCTACGTGGTACGATTGCCCTTTAATCAGTCCAAAACCAAACTGGGCAGCTCCTACGGCGGAGCATTAAAACGTTTTTACGCGTTGGAAAAACGTTTAGAACAAGACGCTAGTTTGAAGAGTGAGTATTCCAAATTCCTGCAGGAATACCATTCGTTGGGGCACATGACCGATATTTCGAAGATCGATAATATTAACGAAGGATATTATTTGCCTCACCACGCGATTTTCAAGCAGTCTAGTTTAACGACCAAACTCAGAGTCGTTTTCGATGCATCCGCGAAAACAAGCACTGGTCTTTCATTAAACGAGACTCTTCTAATAGGCCCTACGATACAGGACGACCTTTTCTCGTTATTAGTTCGATTTCGCTCGTACAATTATGTACTTACCGCGGACGCGGAAAAAATGTATCGCCAAGTACGTCTGCATGAACGTGATGCGATATATCAAAAAATACTTTGGCGCGAAACGCAAGAAAACCCTTTGCAAACATTTAGGCTAGACACGGTCACGTATGGCACAGCATCCGCGCCTTTTCTCGCGATACGAGCGCTACATAAATTAGTAGAGGACGAAGGTAAACCGTACCCATTGGCTTCTATAGCACTTACTAAAGATTGTTACGTGGATGACCTATTAACTGGTGCGACAACATATAAAGACGCAATTCAATTACGCGATGAGTTAATACGACTCACAAATTTAGGAAAATTTCATCTAAGAAAATGGTCTTCAAATGATCCGACTTTGATTGAGGATCTTGCCGAACGATCTCTGGACAGCAATCACGCGTTAAATTCAAACGATTTAGTAAAGACACTCGGGGTGTATTGGAACTCGTCAACCGACACAATCACGTACAGCATTGCCTTTGACAAGAACCATTCTCGCGTAACTAAAAGATCTATTTTATCGAGCGTTGCGCAATTATTCGACCCCTTGGGTCTAGTCGGTCCAGTCATTACAAAGGCGAAAATCGTCATGCAGGACTTATGGAAAGCCAATGTGGAGTGGGACGAATCTGTTCCGCAAGATATATATCTAAATTGGAAAGAATTTCAGCAACAATTACCTCTTCTTTCCAAATTTGAAGCACCGCGAAAAATTGTCGCGGGGCTGGCATCAGATATTCAATTACATGGATTTTGTGATGCCAGCGAAAAGGCGTACGGCGCCTGCGTATACATCCGATCGTGCAGACCTGATGGTACAATCACAGTGCAATTAGTGGCATCGAAATCACGCGTGGCGCCCGTCAAATCCGTATCAATTCCCCGCCTAGAATTATGCGCGGCCGTCTTACTAACCAAGTTATATTCTAGCATAAAAGGTGCGCTTAGGTTAAAGTTCAATTCCATAAGATTTTGGACAGACTCGACAATTGCCCTGTGCTGGATAAATACGCCACCACATACACTCAAAACCTTCGTGGCAAATCGCGTGTCAAAAATACAGGAGCACACTGAACCGGGCGAATGGTTTCATGTCGCATCATTAGACAATCCCGCCGATGCTATATCGCGAGGTCAAACTCCCGTTGAGTTGTTGAAAAATCCGCGGTGGCATCAAGGTCCGTTGTGGTTACGCGAAACAGAAAAGATATGGCCCGTCACTCGGATCCCACTAACGAATATTCCGGAACTTCGTCCCGTTACGGTACTCAAAACAACGCATGAGATAGATATATTTAATCGCTTTTCAACTATAAACCGATTGAAACGGGTAGTAGCTTATTGTCTTCGCTTTTATACAAACGCCACGCGGAAGGCAGATCGAAGGGGGCCCTTGGACGCCGAGGAATTAAACCGCGCTCATGACCGTATCATACGGATGGTACAAGAGCATTATTTCACTATAGAAATAAACGATTTAAAGACGCGCAACCATGTAAGCAAAACTAGCAAAATTTTAAACTTAAATCCATTTGTGGACGAGCAGAGTATTTTGCGTGTAGGTGGCCGACTACATAATTCTGATCTAGAATTTCAGCAAAGGCATCCTATTCTATTACCACGGGCTCAACACATAACCAAATTGATTATTCGGGAAAACCATCTTAAGACATACCATGGTGGAATACAGACCACGTTAAACGCAGTCAGGCAAACCTACTGGGTCATCGATGGCAAAAACACCACGCGGCACATAATACGAAATTGTATTACCTGTTTCCGGGCGCGCCCCTCATCGGTAAGCGCAATTATGGGAAATTTGCCAAAAAATCGTGTCGTTCAAGCTAGGCCTTTCGAGTCTGTAGGTATCGATTATTGCGGTCCCTTATACATTAAGGAAAAGAAATTCCGAAACCGTACTAAGGTTAAGGCGTACGTAGCCGTATTTGTTTGCTTTGCAACAAAGGCAGCGCATTTAGAATTAGTTACCGATTTGACGACGGAGGCATTTATAGGTTGTCTTAAACGGTTTTTTGCTCGACGAGGAAAATCTAGACACATTTATTCAGACAATGCAACCAATTTCGTAGGGGCAAAAAATGAGCTTTCGGAAATACAAAGGGCATTGACTACGCCAGAACACAATACaaagatattaaattatttgtcAAATGAAGGAATCActtggcatttttcgcctcCAAGATCACCTCATTTTGGTGGCCTATGGGAGGCTCTCGTGAAATCGTTCAAGCACCATTTAATTAGGATCGTTGGTGATCAATTGTTCACGTATGAATACTTAAACACTTACGTCATTGAGATCGAGGCGATATTAAATTCTCGTCCATTAACACCTATGTCCTCCGACCCTAACGACACAAACGCCTTAACTCCTGCCCACCTCCTAATAGGAGATTCGCTAATGAGCATGCCTGAGAGAAATCTGCAGCAAATAGCCACTAACCGGTTGTCAATGTGGCAACACATCCAAAGGGTCAAACAGCATTTTTGGGCAAAATGGCACAAAGAATACATTAACCAGCTGAACACCCGCAGCAAATGGAGAACTTCCCGCGGGAAAGCACTCGCTATAGGAGATCTTGTGATCCTGAAGGAAGACCAC TTGAAGACTCTATCAAATGCCGAGATAACGCTCAACAACATATTAACGACATTAACATTCAGTTGTCCTTTGGCATTGTTCGTCATACGATATCTCGGTCTTATGACTACCTTCCCATCT TTGAGAATGTGTTTTGCGAATGTAAACGCTGAAATCGAAACGTTGCAAAATCCAGATGAAGTACGCATTCTAATGGATCATATTGCTGCATCAAGGCGTATAATTCTAGCCTTCGCCA CGGTGTCTTGTTTTACAACATCTTGCCTCATTCTTACATTAGCGTGTCCGAAcatattaaacatttttgtaCCTGAAGAAGATAGAAAACCACATTATCTGTCCGCTCTCGGATTTTTCATTACTGATGAGAAATATGTTACTATTGTATCGGCGTATGTCATATTGGCATGTATATTGGGATTATTGGGGATAATATGCACCGAATCGGTGCTGGCTGTTTTTGCTCACTATGTATGTGGACTATTCAAAATCACTAG CCATCGAATAAAAAATGCTGTTGCCGAGGCAAACAAACAACCTAATGCCGCGAAACATAACGAAATAAGTCACGCTACCATTCGAGCAGCTATCATTATACATATGAAAGCTATCAAGTTG TCTTTTCTAGTTTTGATGGAATTTAATCATCCAGTGGAAGCTATCATTTCTCCCATGATTTTTGTCATCCAGCTGGTAATCATGTTCATAAATAATTACAATGGGCAAAAAGTAATAGACGATAGCAGGGATGTTTTTATCGACAC GTACAATACGTTGTGGTATCGCACTCCGCTAAGTATGCAGAAAATGCTTTTACTGATCATGCGAAGAAGTGCTATCACTTGCGAGTGTAATCTTTCGGGTTTATTTGTTCCATCCTACGAGGGCTTTGCGACG aTGATGAGTTCATCATTCTCGTACTTTACTGTTATATATTcagttaaataa